One Nocardioidaceae bacterium SCSIO 66511 genomic window carries:
- a CDS encoding GNAT family N-acetyltransferase, producing the protein MESHDLPVGLAVRPPRLADVARIYALVAAYGNAVVGFPDFTPDDVRDELNEPGFAADTDGWLVQDAGGDVLGYATARRRRPDGDQVGIDVVSLDEQVAAWLLDASFERARAMAHESGHERAIVDHGTYRRDEQLGALLADRGFRVATSFYRMRVDRSDVEPNPLLPTGVTVPASDDVSVRRAAHGVREESFVEHFGEEPESYDDWVAALESRSTFGWSQVRLAELDGEPVGMIRVSEQFVEDEHCGYVAQVGVVPRARGRGIAKALLKQAFAADAARGLAGTLLHVDSNNTTPALGLYESVGMRTILVIDAWRAEVAARDS; encoded by the coding sequence ATGGAGTCGCACGACCTTCCCGTCGGGCTCGCTGTACGCCCGCCTCGCCTCGCCGATGTCGCCCGCATCTACGCCCTGGTTGCCGCGTACGGCAACGCGGTTGTCGGATTCCCGGACTTCACGCCTGACGACGTGCGCGACGAGCTGAACGAACCGGGCTTCGCGGCGGACACCGACGGATGGCTGGTGCAGGATGCGGGCGGCGACGTGTTGGGGTACGCAACGGCGCGACGGCGCCGTCCTGACGGCGACCAGGTCGGGATCGACGTCGTCTCGCTCGATGAGCAGGTCGCGGCTTGGTTGCTCGATGCGTCGTTCGAGCGCGCCAGGGCAATGGCGCACGAGTCCGGGCACGAACGCGCAATTGTCGATCACGGCACCTACCGGCGTGACGAGCAACTGGGCGCGCTGCTCGCCGATCGCGGATTCCGTGTTGCGACATCGTTCTACCGGATGCGCGTCGACCGTTCCGATGTCGAACCGAACCCGCTGCTGCCGACCGGGGTCACGGTCCCGGCCTCCGACGACGTGAGTGTTCGCCGCGCGGCTCATGGCGTGCGAGAGGAATCGTTCGTCGAGCACTTCGGTGAGGAGCCGGAGTCGTATGACGATTGGGTCGCAGCGCTGGAGAGTCGTTCGACGTTCGGCTGGAGCCAGGTCCGCCTCGCTGAGCTGGATGGCGAACCGGTCGGCATGATCCGGGTTTCGGAGCAGTTCGTCGAGGACGAGCACTGCGGCTATGTCGCTCAGGTTGGCGTCGTCCCGCGGGCGCGTGGCCGAGGAATTGCGAAGGCCTTGCTGAAGCAGGCGTTCGCAGCTGATGCCGCGCGAGGGCTGGCGGGCACGCTGCTGCACGTCGACAGCAACAACACGACTCCCGCTCTGGGGCTGTACGAGTCCGTCGGGATGCGCACGATCCTGGTGATCGACGCCTGGCGCGCCGAGGTCGCAGCCCGCGACAGCTGA